GATGGAAGTTGCCTGCTAGTGAGTGCATTAGCAGAGCAATCAACTCTTATTCGATGGGACATCAGGATGACCACATAGGTCAATAGTGCTGTAGATCAGTAGGCCTATGAATGTCACATCCTCTGCACTGAGCGTCACACAGAAGCCATGGACTCATTTCAGCATGACATCATGTTTCTAAAGTCTTTCACCAGACAGTTCGGCCTGGCAAGAGAGCCTAGTTTAAACTGTGACTCAAGCAGTGCAATGAACATTACTCATTCATCCAAAGCATGAAGGCGTTCTCTCAAATGCCACCATCAGGTAACAGCACAGGATTGCAGTGCAGGCCTTCAATTCACTGTTGATGGGGCCATTGGTCGAGGCACGCGAACTGACTCTTACTAAGAGGTCTGGAGCAAACAATTCGCGAAGTCTACCAACAAGTATAAACACAACATTTTTGTCGCCATTCGATCATCAGAGGGCAGGAGCCTGTGTGAGACTATGGGCATGATACTGACTGACAAGGCATACTGATCAAAAGTAAAAGACAACATCAGCATGGCAATATGACTTTTCCTTTTCGGTATGCCTACAATTAAATGTAGCTATAAAAGGGTTAAGGCTACCATCTCATCTCGTTAACCAGCCTAGGTTCCCCTACTCACCATCAACCTCTATCACCCTGAACAGACGAGAAGACAGCTGGCCTCCGTGCAAATAAGGAAGGCAAATGCGCAGTGCACCAATTCAAGGCGTAAAAGTGCGCAAAAGCAGGCCTTTCCTTTCCAATATACTTGTAAACTTTGAAGACGTCATTAGCGCGAACTTCAACCAATTGCATGTGTCAAGGTAAGACTCCATGAAGCTCATGAAGACGGttttgaatttaaaattgataatGTGGTATTGTGCGCCACCTAGTGAGTATAATGACATGGACCACTGAGTGAAAAAAAATCTGGTTTACAGAATTAGGCTATTTATTTTAGGCAGAGCACGGTCTGTAGTGGTTAGCCAGTAATCTTCAAGTAGTCTCCCGTTTAGTCGGTCAAATCATAATGTTATGAATAAAGTTAAAGACTTCAGTTTCATAAGGAATTCAAAACATGAATTTTGACAAATGTTGGCCTACTGGAATAAGGTACTCACCGAGAGATGTTGTCTCGACCGTCCACACAGTTTAATACTACCTGATCTGGCGTACTGCGCTTTGAAATGTCGGTCCTCGGCTGCATTTTCATGAATGGGGATATTTGCTCTAAATTACTGTTTAACTTCTATGTAGCCTCCATTTCACAGTCCACCGAGGAGTTCGTCAATTGACCACGAGTGCACACTAAACATCGGAAACCCTCGGTCAAAATCAGATAACAGAGGGGTAAATCTGTTATTTGTGCTAGTTGACCAAGTCCAACAAAGACAGATATGTTCCTGTGCCAGAGCTGGTTTGAATTACACATAATTTGTACCCTTGGTATTTCGTGAAATAATGGAACGCTCCCCGTGATTGAGCAATGGCAAACCGGATTTAATTAGTATAGCCTAATTTAAAAAGGTTGTTGTTATATTATAACGACGAGTGGATGGCTATACTTTAATCCTGTAATTCACTTTAACTTCTCAAGACCTTATGAATTACACAGGGCTATAAATCAAATCTGCATATTTAAACAAAACATATCATTATAATCAATTAATTATAATACTATATGATCATCAATGTTTTGACTTTGATAACTAAAGGGCGAACTGCTCTTATAAATCTTTGGTCGTGGCGTGGGCCACCAGTCACCTATGATTTTGTTGGATGTCGAgagagtgtgttgtgttgttcccAGAATTGGCTTTGGGAAAAGGGTTATCGATCGTACTGATAAGCAGCACATTTAAAAAGGCTGGGACATTGTCTTACTAGAAAATAACGACAGATACAAAGAAGGGAGACGGTCTGGGATAACAGACAGAGAAAAGCATAAAAAAAGAGAATTTGATATAGTCAAGAGCAAAATGACACTTGCAGTGACTGCAGTATGCATGGTCAGCGTGTTTTTTGCTGTTGGAGTTGTTTGTCTACCACTGCCAGACTCGGGGCCTCATTTAGCCAACGGATGGGGACAGACGGTCCGGCTCAGACATCTGTATGCGGCCAAACACGGATTGCATTTGCTAATCAACGATAATGGCAAGGTGCACGGATCTCCCGAGCAGAGCTCTTACAGTAAGTAGGCTACCACTATGAATAGAGCAGCGGTGAAAAAGTAGCATTTTGTTGAGACATAGAGACCCTATTAACTTTGCCATCTTTGAATATCACTGGCAAGGTCATTCACAATATTTATTGGAGACTGCATAACCAGAACTCATATTCTGGATAGGTTGTTTTGATGAAAGAGGTGGTGAGCTTTTGGTTGAGGATTGTATTGGCATCCTTtgagaaaataatttgaaaacgtGTGAGTATGAATTTGAAATTTGTGGATTTTAAAATGGTAACTCTATTAGGTTGTTCATAATATTTAAATACATCAGAGATATGCCTAATAGTCAATAAAAATGAATTTAGAAATAGTGTAAACCTGTCTAAACTCCAAAGAGTAATATCCACTATTAACTGCGCTTACTGCAGCAAATAAAAAGGCAATTTTGAAAGCATGGTTTGATCAGGAGGCTCACTTGAACACTCTGTGGATCTACAACTTGTTATCTCCTGGAGGGATCCACCGCTAGAATCAACTGAGCTAAAGCCACCACAATATCCACCTGGTTCTCAGCCATCTCCTTCATAACATCCAAAATAAGGAGAGGAGTCAGTCAGCTCATGTCCAAATACTGAACTTTTCCCATTTCATCCCAAATTTGAGATATTATTCAGATTGGGCACAATATAAACCcgtgttttatgttttgtctTATCACGTGTTGTGGTTGTCTATTGGTATGACTTTATGTATTTCTGTTactgttttattattatttggaAATATTTAATACTTTTTCATTTAAAGTCAACTGAATGACCTGTTGTGTTGATACAGGTTTGGTGGAAATCCGACCTGTAGACACGGGCTGTGTCGCAATCAAAGGAGTAGCAGCCTCGCAGTATCTCTGCATGGAAGGGAATGGAAGACTGTACGCATCGGTAAATCACATTTGACTTTTGATTGTAACCTTTATTTCACGTTCACATTGATTGAACAATTTCAGATGCAGCTCCGATTTGTGAATAACAGCAATTCATAGTTTGGAGATGCATATAATGTTAGATTACATTTCCATACCAGATTTAAAATACATTTGTCTAATACTGAGAAATATATAGGTTTAATATAGGTTATATGTCACTGCAGCAACCTTTGTCCACTGTTAGGGTATAGTTAAAACCTCATTGGAAAGGAACAGGAATAACAGCCTTGGCCTCTAGTGACTCTGTGTACCCTATGCAAATAGCTCTCGAAGAACTCCTGGCAGGAGTCAGTCAGGATGACACACTTTGATGAAGAGGATCTGACAAATAGCCTATGTGTGTCACTCCATATTCACTAAACCTTATtttctccctccttttcccaAAGAAAACCTATATGAAAGATGACTGCTCCTTCAAGGAAAACATCCTCCCAGATGGCTACAATATTTATGTCTCTGACAAGCATGGGACCCTGGTGAGCCTGGGTGGCAGCAGGCAGAGGCTCCAGGGGCGAGACAGAGGCATTCCTGCACTGTCCCAGTTTCTACCAAGGGTGAGCACCCTGCCCCTGGATATAACAACAGATTTTGGGTTGTCAAGCCACCCCGAGCAAGGCCCTCAGTCAGGCCTGGACATAGACACTATGGATGCCTTTGGGAAACTTTCCCAGGTCTCAATCCAAAGCCCCAGTTTCAATAAGAGATGAGCAACTGATGGTGCAATCTATACTAAGAAGCTTCTACATCTACAAGGTGTCTCCAATCTCAATTAGTTTTTGGCACATGACATTATACACCACTCCAAACATACAGGCCCAAGAAGAACCGGATTGAAATCAATTGTAGTATTTATTttgttataattttttaaaactttactTTTAGCCATATTATTTAATGAAAATACTTGATCCATGTAttttgaaaaacaaatatggggctCTGTATGCACTTTGTCTACATTTTTGTAGATGCagtcgaagtcggaagtttacatacacttatgttggagtcattaaaactcgtttttcaaccactccacacattttttgttaacaaactatagttttggcaagtcagttaggacatttactttgtgcatgacacaagtaatttttacaacaattgtttacagaaagattatttcactgcatcacaattacagtgggtcagaagtttacatacactaagttgactgtgtctttaaacagcttggaaaattccagaaaattatgtcatggctttagaagcttctgataggctaatttacatcatttcagccaattggaggtgtatctgtggatgtatttcaatgcctaccttcaaactcagtgcctctttgcttgacatcatgggaaaatcaaaagaaatcagccaagacctcagaaaaaaaaattgtagacctccacaagtctggttcatcgttgggagcaatttccaaacgcctgaaggtaccacgttcatttgtacaaacaatagtatgcaagtataaccaccatgggaccacgtagccatcacactgctcaggaaggagacgtgttctatctcctagagatgaacgtactttggtgtgaaaagtgcaattcaatcccagaacaacagcaaaggaccttgtgaagatgctggaggaaacaggtacaaaagtatctatacccacagtaaattacataacctgaaaggcagctcagcaaggaagaagccacttctccaaaaccgccatagaaaaagccagactacatggggacaaagatcgtactttttggagaaatgtcctctggtctgatgaaacaaaaatagaactgtttggccataatgactatagttatgtttggaggaaaaagggggaattttgcaagccaaagaacaccatcccaaccatgaagcacggggtggcagcatcatgttgtgggggtgctttgctgcagaagggactggtgcacttcacaaaatagatggtatcataaggagggaaattatgtggatatattgaagcaacatctcaagacatcagttaaagcttggtcgcaaatgggtcttccaaatggacattgacccaagcatacttccaaagttgttgcaaaatggctaaaggacaacaaagtcaatgtattggagtgtccatgacaaagccctgacctcaatcgtata
The genomic region above belongs to Oncorhynchus mykiss isolate Arlee chromosome 6, USDA_OmykA_1.1, whole genome shotgun sequence and contains:
- the fgf19 gene encoding fibroblast growth factor 19, which translates into the protein MTLAVTAVCMVSVFFAVGVVCLPLPDSGPHLANGWGQTVRLRHLYAAKHGLHLLINDNGKVHGSPEQSSYSLVEIRPVDTGCVAIKGVAASQYLCMEGNGRLYASKTYMKDDCSFKENILPDGYNIYVSDKHGTLVSLGGSRQRLQGRDRGIPALSQFLPRVSTLPLDITTDFGLSSHPEQGPQSGLDIDTMDAFGKLSQVSIQSPSFNKR